Genomic segment of Oryzias melastigma strain HK-1 linkage group LG21, ASM292280v2, whole genome shotgun sequence:
taaatgctcaCCTCAGTAACTGGCATCTATCGGGGTCTTTCTCATCATACATGGTTGATTTCAAGATTCTGCTGAGATATAGAGGCAGCCAGCAGAGTGCAAACACCAACACCAAGCAGAAGACAGTTTTTGCGACTTCCCGCCtctgtaaaacaacaaaaaagagaatGTTAAGATCCCGTTTGTTGGAAAAGAGGGcaaaaaataacagcaacaaTAAAAGACTCATTGCTTACCTGCTTGATGTGTTCGCTCAAagtgttttctgtatttctcAGCATTTTCCGGGTCATGAGTGTGTAGAAAACTGCAGTCCAGGCCAGCGGCATGCAGAAGTAGAAGCCAAACAGCCACCAGTCTTTCACTGCTTTATACATCTAAGTTAGAAACGAAAGTGTTAAATAGTTTGTCAATGCTGCGGGTGGTAAGAAGTTCACTGGTTGCTATGATACCAAATCCATCTAGCAGTATTTGACACATGCATATCTAGCCTAACAAGTACATCAATAAACATGGCTTCTGACTTCTGGCTTCTGCTTAAAtgagtacaaaaaaaatcagtcatcaCGCATTTAATTCCCTTTCAGAAATAATCATGTCAAGCTCTCGATCTGTTTATTTCATCCTGTTGTGCTCCAGGTGCACACGGCTTTTCATTACCTGCATGAACTGGGTGGTTTGCATGGGGTGAAGCAGGCATATTCTCAGATGCTTCTCTTTGTAGTCCATCGTTATCATATCAAAGCCGACAACTTCAGGAACAGCCAGCAGGATTGAAATAACCCATATCAGGGTTATTTCAATTGCTGTCCACACAGGAACCCAGATGCCTTTGATTTGATTCCAGGATATCACAGCTCGGTATCTTCAAAAATCAGTCAGAAAATGTTATGGCTCGGAGATCTTTGTTTGTAACAATGGAGCAATTTAATagtttttcctttctttgttttcagctgAAGCACAATTCAAGGACTAATGCTAAACCAGTGTGTCTCTTTGATGAAACAGACAGTAAtaacaaaacactgttttgttCGGAGGGCATAGAATAGTTCAGCTTATCTCCTCACCTGTCAACGCTCAAAGCACATAAGCTTAACACGGTAATCCCAACAGAAGTTTTCTGGATGAAGGGGACAAGTTTGCATAGAACTAAACCAAAGGGCCAATCTTCTGCCATGAGCTGCAACAAACAAAAGAGGATTctcttgtaaaaacaaaagagtactgcattcaaataaatattgtagTATTTCTGCATATGTCAGAAATCTCACCCTGTAAGAGTTGATTGGAATGTCGATCACAACGTGGATCAGATCCCCCAAAGCCAGACTGGCAATGACGATGTTCGGTCCACttctcatgtttttatttacatatatgACTTTGAGTAAGGCAAAATTCCCCACGATCCCAACAACAAATACGAGCAGTGAGACCAGGAGGTTGACATATTTGAAGGTGTCTCTGATCCCAGCAGACTGGGAGCACATGGGAGGTTGGGGTGTTTTTCCCCCGTTTACCTCGGTTGGGTGAAATGAGCTGTTGGAGCTCGGTTTTTCTGGCATTAGAGGACCAGGGGAGGCTGTTTCAGAGAGCTCAATTAGAGGGAGCCGTCCTGAATGCTGATCACTCGCCTGTAATCCGAGGAGAATGTTTCCAAAACACAGAACGAACGCCCAGGCCCGCATTGTTAATGCTTTCCTCAAAAGGCactgaagtgtttttattttcttcaaatcagAGCTAAAAAAtgagaagtgaaaaaaaaaaaagtattactaTGTTTGCCGTTTGAGTCATATCAAAAGTATGGAGCTGATGGGGAagaataaaattcattttctgttCAAAAGGCAAGACGAAATCGACGAAACACACAGATACAGAGAGACGCGGAGAATTATTCCAGCTTACCTTCAGATGTGCACAAACACTGTGGAGCGAGCAAAACCTTAGAAAAAGCCTGTTTGTTCAACACAAAAGACGAGTCTTTGTTGGTGCGCCTGCTCTAAATGTTTGAACTTAGCGATAGGAAATCAGGGTTTTATAGACAGAGGTATTGTTACTCATCGATCTGTCAGTAGTGACTGTAATTACCTTTCCAGATGCCTCACctcagatgaaaacatgcagcTGTCTGTTATCTCACAATGAGATCATTTTATGGGCTTCGGATATGTGCTCCCTTTTTTCCATCATCTTGTCTGGAAAAAACAGCTCtcgcacaaaatataaatgtaattaaatgtcTTTCTTTGTACATTTAGCAACAAAAGATGAAGCCAGGACTCTTAAATTTAAAGCATGCCAGAAAAAATCCTCTCCACTACTGCTAAGAAACTGAATTATAACAaatatgacaggaaagggttgAGTGTTAGGcgagttttcctttttttgtgcctAATTTGACATACcaccttttaaaaacatgagtCTCACCACATCCTACCTGGAATACGGCGCCTCTGCTTCCCCCCAGAGTCCTAAGAAGGTGACTTCTCCCCTTGACAGTGTTTTGACAGCCTGAAGAGCCTGGAGGAGCAGTGGGACATGTTACAACTAGAAGAGATCCCATTGTTAATACTGCACCCAATAAATACTCCATTTCTCCTCACATCCGTGCTTCTCTGGTGACGGATGACCTTGAGGAAGTTTGTGCCCGCATTCCTCTCAAAGAACAGACAAAAGTGAGTTGAAAATGAGCCACGAGAAACGCTCACAGCTAGATTTTCTTCATAGCTCTCAGCATGAATGCAACATTTGAGTTGAATTAAttcaatgaaattaaaaaaaaaaaaacatcctaaagaAGCCTGAAAAGAATCTGAAGAGATCTGTAATTTATAAAGCAtgtgaaaacctaaaaaacatttttaattgttggtTTGTgtctttactttttactttttctaacatttgagtttaaaactctttatttGGTATCGAAGAGTTGCAGAAGTGCTTGAAAAGCTTTTCATACTGCAAACCGGAAATTAAATGCTGCCGTATTCTTCAGATTTGTGTTGCTAAAGCTACCGTAAGTGTTTGCCATAAACAGGTATTCATGCAGAAACCTAGAGGACAGCGATTGGAAAGTTCGGAACGGCTCCTCCTGATAGATACTGTGTAATGTGAAATGTCAGAGTGCTTCTTGTAAAAGAAGAACATCAGAACAATATATGACTGTGGAGGTTTTTTCTGCACTCAAGAGGCCTTGTAGATTCAACAATAactgcaatatatatatatatatatatttgagtgCAAACATACAAACCAGagattatattttagaaattatttagaaaagatttaaaaagttaaatccTGATCAATGGTATGGAAACACCCTCCTTTGACCTTGACAATAGGAACCTACTGATTATTTgtagtgtttctgtttctgtgctTGCAGCTTCCCTTCCTTCctgttacatttaaacatcCTGACTCCTGTTGATCTGATAGCCCTTCACCTGCATTCCACACGTGTGTTGTATACTCCGCGGTATTCCTTGTTCCGTTCCCAATTCTGTCTTGCTTTGACAGGTTGCTTTAGGTTTCTGCTTTAGTGGGTGTTCTACAACTCCTTTTGACGTGTTTGTTAACTTGCTAGTCTGCTGCTACCAAACCTGCAATTGTGCTCTGAACTTCCTCCTACATGGTTCAGTGGAGAGCTCCAATAAAGCTATGAAGTCCATgaatttttgcagattttgcaATCCTAAAAGTTCAACACAGAGtgtgcttaaagacccactttgttgaaaatagtgtttttgatgggtttaacttgttcttttctgattatggaggatacatttaaagaaaatgtaaaaatgtaattagctTTTGTCGCTCTGGAGAAACCACAAcctagaaaaatacttttttttattattttgaagaaaaaaaaaggcaaatcgTAACACCTATAATACATCAAAGCTGATTGGAGGAGgtcttttttgtttaagcacaaactttttaaagctataaaatcgatgttgttatgtatttccaaaGGGCTAGCAGCTCTTTGCTAATGTAGCTgcccggcgactattgatgacatcatcgagtgagAGTAACGTCAGAATTCGAAGACACTATTtaccataactctccatttggagggctaaatgtagaggtagaGAGAAGCCAGAGGATAGAGGAAGAATTGGGATTCTGcctaattctattattctttagcagTGGTATCATATTCTCTAAGATCACCAGCGCCCTCTTCCTTTAGGCAACGTACTGCAGGCTTCACCTAATATATTCCTAAAGCGCATTTTTAAcgaataaaaaagacaaaatgagtcacaaactggcaccaatgtaataaaacagttggcgagaaaaaaaaaaacaaacaaagaaattaaaaataaagtggttTTTATGATGACAGAAAGACGAAAACAGTCAAGTGCAAGCTCCAGTCGGTGTCCAGGCTGGGTCCAGGCTGGGGGGGGTATGGGCTGTCTGTGCCTCACCTGCCGCTCTTCTGTGTATTCAAACAGGAAATTTGTAAatccacttcttttttttttaccaaagaaacACTGGAAACACACACAGGACATatctaaaaatgaatatttgattctgatttttaataaagacaaataaagatgttaatttttttttatttatgcatttttgacGTGATAGAACTAAACAGAGTCTCATATaacctcttttttcttttgttttgtgtattcAAATTAGCACCTCTCATCGTGGTATTATTAATTCAGTTTGTACTTCATGAAATCTCCTGTATActcttgttttgcatttttacccACTTGAGACTCTCACTGATTCATTTTAAAGAGGCATACATAATGATGAATCACAAGGAACAATCATATCTGAAAATACTATCATGCTCGCaatttgcaaacaaaaacatcatccAGATGCAGAATGAGGTGAAACGGAGTTGGTGTGAAGTGGGCTATACTTTGGCAGCAATATTTATACTTGAGTGTTTCCATGAGGAGGTGATATTAATGGGGAGAACATTCAGGTTTAAATATAGATATATGAATGATATGTACATTTATTTCCATGAAACGGGTTTGatgttgtttcattttaataggATCTGGGTTCACCTTGTCTCCCAGCATACAAACCAAAACAAGCTCCAAATACTGAGGCGTGTCGGCTGAGTCCAGGGTCTGGAAAAAGACAGCTATGGCCTTTTTTCATTCTCCCATGGTAATAACGGCGAGTAGAGGCTGTAATATCAGAGGTGGAGAGGTGATtgtgaatctgtttttttgctgcagGTAGCAGAGGATGAATCTACAAAGAATGTTCATCTTTCTCACTGTGGCTACTGCCAGCAGCTCTGTCAGCCCTTCATGCACGGTGACCTACTGGAAAATTAGATCCACTCCGAGAGGGTGCGAGCAGTTTGTTTTACTGATCAGCAGGTCATTAGAAATAATGACTGCTTGGATAACCTTTACAGGAGAACAGGATCACCCCTATTTGTGGTCGTGGAAAGGGTTCAAAGCTGAGGAGCGGTGGAAGTGAAAAGAATTTTTTAcatctgattttcttttattcagcTCCTCTGTTGTGAGCACGCCAGGCAAATGAGAGCTTATCCTGAAAAAGGGAAAGAATGAGGGTGATTGAAAGATTGATGTGGACCTTCATCAAGACTGATGGGAGAGAAGCCGCTAACAAAGAGACAAAAGAGAGGCAGGTTATGTCCTCTTTTTATTCGCCTTCGTCTTGCATCTTCTTCATTGAGCAGTTGGATATAAAGCTTTATAATGGCATTCATTGTACTATATGGCATGCAATAAAGTTGCTCCACTTTTTATGCATTAATAACCATGAAAGGAACTAAAGCCTGAATGGGAGTTTGTCTTCcacaatttcacttttttttttttggtgcagaaTATAACTGTCTTGACTGATTTAAGGTAAGCTGCTTCATGTTTAACTCCAGGGAAAACCAGGAAGAGATAAGACTGCATGAAAACCTTGAATGCAACCTTGAACCTTGTCAAGTCGAAGCAGCAAAACTAATAAGCATGCTTCCATTCATGCCACTTACTAAGAAGGTGTGAATAAACGTTCTCTTTTCATTTCCTGCCGAGGTTAAATAAGAAGCTGTCGGAGGAGTTCGGAGATGAGCCACATGATCATCAGATATCAAACAAACCACTGGCATGTTTACACAAAAAGAGTCAAACGGTGAAGCATAAttatgtctgtgtgttttgttagGAATTTACTCGTGTCATATCGCTGTTTAGTTATCTGTCAAAATTTGAGACTAAACGGTAAAATGAGCCATTCAGAAGAATGTGCTTACACAGATTTACTAGAAATGCAGACTattaagaaacaaataaatgtttcattaaaataaagcgAGAGAGGTGACCTGATTTGCAGATGAAACAGGTAACGTTATGTTTCCATTGTTGTCCCTACAGATTATATCGATTCTCTTTGATGAAAGCTTTGCACATGATTAATAATCCTCACTAAACAAATGTATTCTACTGGGAAAACAGCCATAATAAAACCCTCAGAAGAAAGTGCTAGCTTTATTATAAATAATCTTCCAGGACAAGGACTTTGCTCCCAGCGTTAAAGACTTTTCACGATAAAAGTGGTTCCATGAAGACATATTGTAAATCTTAGGTTTAAGTGAATTAATAAATGgtcataatcatttttttaaattaggaaatGAGCTTTGCAGTTATTAACTAGCTTAGTAAAGAAGTAGAATTGAGGTGGAAAAGTGAAATATAGTAATagatttagaaatatatatataatactttGATACCATGTTACACTTTGATACTTTGTTATTAACACATTGATGAACGTACATTAACGCACAATAagctccagaccagttgaaaccagtttgGGGGTACTTCCAGGACCTAATCAGGaattttccactgaaaaacaaagatctggaTTATCTTTCTGGCAGGGGAAGGATCATGGACACTGACTACTCAAGACAGGTTTGGTGAAGACGACCATTTAAGATATTGATAACCATGAATGGGGTTTCGTTCGTTCTGCACcacttctgcgtccagtgtgaaccaggcgtaatgGATTGTGTCCACTGAGCAGTGCAGAACGGACTGGACCAAGCAGTTATggtattttaagtgtttccattataaaatggacccattcaTGCCATTTTTGATCCCCAGTTGGTTGTAGATCCATAGAAAAGGAACGGAcccgttagggcggagctactgaaacccattgattggcagaaagatATTAGGAACGACAACCGTAAGCGTCCGACCAGCGCATTTcccaactcaagatccaagcTGGAGagagcgcttcacagtcacagacccattcacccattcacgcacacattcatacactggtagCGGCTCTGCTgatgaacactggcgccaacctcccaccagaggcaatttggggttcagtgtcttgcccaaggacacttcgacacatgggcgggcaaggagggagtcgaacccgcttgCTTCCGAGGAGTTGACCGCCCttccgctgcaccacggccgccctagtcagaattcccaccctagtctctaactactaaaatacTTTAtggtgcaggactatctagagctctggattttaaaagcaatttggatgccattctcactacttttctttcttttataaaCAGCGGATGTGACGTCAGccatttcacaaagtaaaaaatagtaatagatttagaaatatatatataatactttGATACCATGTTACACTTTGATACGTTGTTATTAACACATTGATGAACGTATTGCTACATTAACACACAATAagctccagaccagttgaaaccagtttgGGGGTACTTTActttacaaagtaaaaattgaatcaataagAGAATTTTACAACATCTATTTATGAGCTCAcagtgttttgatgatgaaatgTGGATGgcttattacaaaaaaattacatttaaacatgtttttgttgcaaaaattgCTCAACccaaatgcattatggtctatatttacTAATGTATTGAGtacagtttttttgcaaagacttctgggaaatttctaggccattggattttggaattttagatttggacagctctacaaaatagCAAATGCGCTATATAGAGAGTGGGGAAGGAATTCAAACGTAGCCTCAGACCAACTtcaccaatcactgctcacttgtaacgtctggttccaacatgacaAAGGCTGTTTcgcagaaaaactgaaactcAATTGATTTAATGTCATTGGAACTGGAATCAAGgaattttctatgggtgacatcacacccactcagtccagttctcttgtagAGTCAATGGAAGAGCCTGAACACAGGAgcctgtttgtctttttgtcttcTCAAACGTCTCCCGGATATCTTTgtcctttaacatttttgtacttttgtgttTGGAAATCCCAATATAAAAGTATATCATTCACAAATTATTTGTTAGCTATGAGTTATTGCTCCTTAACCAGTTTTGTTTGtaacaaagtaaacaaaagagAAACCAGATCAACAGTAATGGCTAgataattaataaaattgacatttctAATGTAAAATATCTGGTATTTGGGTGTTAAAGTAGTAAATGTTTGGAGGTTTTTAATTGAGAAATGTCAGACTAATTTGTTGAAGTCCATTGAACGGGTGTGGAGGAGTATAGATTTAACCTCTTTCCTAATTGATCTTGACTCTTAACCAAACAAAGAAAGCttggaataaattaaaacaatcacCAGGTAAACAACTGTCAACAATATTGATGTAAATGTGTGAAAAGGggataaaaacacagagaaacacaATATGTTATGGCTCTATGATAGGTTGTTGTGgtctgctttttaaaacatttcatcagGAGTAAATCAAACTTCTTTACCTCATGTTGCAGTGAACACacactgctgctgttttttatttatttttttNNNNNNNNNNNNNNNNNNNNNNNNNNNNNNNNNNNNNNNNNNNNNNNNNNNNNNNNNNNNNNNNNNNNNNNNNNNNNNNNNNNNNNNNNNNNNNNNNNNNNNNNNNNNNNNNNNNNNNNNNNNNNNNNNNNNNNNNNNNNNNNNNNNNNNNNNNNNNNNNNNNNNNNNNNNNNNNNNNNNNNNNNNNNNNNNNNNNNNNNNNNNNNNNNNNNNNNNNNNNNNNNNNNNNNNNNNNNNNNNNNNNNNNNNNNNNNNNNNNNCATTTATATTCCAGGAAGTTTCTTCCAtagaaaatacatgtttttcataattaacTTAAGTTTGGTCAAGCTCTATAATTTAATACTGcacaattttattgttttaattaccTTTATGTTATCATGTTCTCTAAACAAATTGTGTTCATTAATATACTAATTGGGAACAATTGACTACCAGCAGTTCCTTGTTTGTTCCAAACCAATTAAGCAACTTTCCGAGTAAGggttgattaaataaaataaaaaacatagtaaaaGTTAATCAGTTCATGGCCTGTTTTTGTAGCAATTAATCGTTGTTATTAAATCCAGGTTAGGTTTATATTGTGTGAAAATGATGAACAGAACATACATACATGGTTTTTACTGTgcatgtattgtttttttctcccacagaataaaacatgtttcctaAAGTTTACCTTTCAGGTTTCAGCTGTTCTGAGGTCAGTGGCTCCAcggtctgcaacctgaagctccgaggccagaaaaatgcaaacaattggAAAATGTAGTTTgggttcatttgttttagttaatttagttttctcatttatgtttagatttttaatttcaaataaatgagGAAATTGATGGTGAAAGCCTAATCTGCTGTTAGTTTAttcttatcttctgctgcacaaaaaTATTAAGTTGATTGTTCTTGAAGGACCTATATCATCGATTCTTTAGCCTTTTAGAACAAACTATATAAAcaatatccatatatatgatcgtatattacctttggcacactaaatatatatatatatttttatgaaatatgtgTTATTGAAAAATAAGTAACCAGAAAAAAGGTAGGGttgggaatcaattaaaaaaatgtaactaatcgtaaaccttgaaaaaaaattaatcgctattactattattttttttaagttacagtatttgaTGACCATTTATGCTGTGTGAGTaatcataatataaaataacacaaaaaactacatttagaacatttatctttaataaatgctgtcaatcaattaaaaaaaaataatcagattaatcactaTGAATAACAATCTTTTACTCTGTACATTTTATACGACAATATGCAacattttgaactaaaacaGACCggagataatttttttttctttatcattattatc
This window contains:
- the ednrbb gene encoding endothelin receptor type B, encoding MRAWAFVLCFGNILLGLQASDQHSGRLPLIELSETASPGPLMPEKPSSNSSFHPTEVNGGKTPQPPMCSQSAGIRDTFKYVNLLVSLLVFVVGIVGNFALLKVIYVNKNMRSGPNIVIASLALGDLIHVVIDIPINSYRLMAEDWPFGLVLCKLVPFIQKTSVGITVLSLCALSVDRYRAVISWNQIKGIWVPVWTAIEITLIWVISILLAVPEVVGFDMITMDYKEKHLRICLLHPMQTTQFMQMYKAVKDWWLFGFYFCMPLAWTAVFYTLMTRKMLRNTENTLSEHIKQRREVAKTVFCLVLVFALCWLPLYLSRILKSTMYDEKDPDRCQLLSIFLILDYFGINMASLNSCINPIALYIVSKRFKRCFKACLCSWRLPFQADTHDEAQAVLKSRMQDQGSEQSCNIKAHGETSTPPPVNNLPC